A single window of Prionailurus viverrinus isolate Anna chromosome F1, UM_Priviv_1.0, whole genome shotgun sequence DNA harbors:
- the FCER1A gene encoding high affinity immunoglobulin epsilon receptor subunit alpha: MPVFLGGLALLWTAPLLLLYPDGMSAGTREPTVSLNPPWTTILKEDSVTLTCKENNSLELNSTVWFHNKTKLGVTTLTLDIVKAQTRDSGEYTCQNKGSMLSKPVSLKVFSEWLLLQASTEVVLEGESFLIRCHSWRNLNVKRVTYYRNGKFLQFWYDNYNITINNATETDSGTYYCTGWISKKNHTSNFLNIVVRKDSPPEHQSKYYWLQFVIPSLVVLLFAADTGLFISTQQQLTLLLKIKMTRRSRNLTDPRPKPDPKKN, translated from the exons ATGCCGGTTTTCCTGGGAGGCCTTGCTCTGCTGTGGACAGCACCGCTGCTCCTCCTCT ATCCAGATGGCATGTCAGCAG GCACCCGGGAACCTACAGTGTCCTTGAATCCACCGTGGACTACCATATTGAAAGAAGACAGTGTGACTCTTACATGTAAAGAGAACAATTCTCTTGAACTCAACTCTACTGTGTGGTTCCACAACAAGACCAAGTTGGGAGTGACAACTTTAACTTTGGACATCGTGAAAGCCCAAACCCGCGATAGTGGGGAATACACGTGTCAGAACAAAGGATCCATGCTGAGTAAACCTGTGTCCTTAAAAGTCTTCAGTG agtggctgctCCTTCAGGCCTCTACTGAGGTGGTGCTGGAGGGTGAGTCCTTCCTCATCAGGTGCCACAGCTGGAGGAATTTGAATGTCAAAAGAGTGACCTACTACAGGAATGGCAAGTTCCTCCAGTTCTGGTACGACAACTACAACATCACCATTAACAACGCCACAGAAACAGACAGCGGCACCTACTACTGCACGGGCTGGATTTCGAAGAAAAATCACACCTCTAACTTCCTCAACATCGTTGTGAGAAAAG ATTCCCCTCCGGAGCACCAAAGCAAATACTACTGGCTACAATTTGTGATCCCATCGTTGGTGGTGCTTCTGTTTGCTGCGGACACGGGGCTGTTTATCTCGACCCAGCAGCAGCTGACCCTGCTCTTGAAGATTAAGATGACCAGGAGGAGCAGGAACCTTACGGACCCACGTCCCAAGCCAGACCCCAAAAAGAACTGA
- the LOC125155704 gene encoding LOW QUALITY PROTEIN: olfactory receptor 10J4-like (The sequence of the model RefSeq protein was modified relative to this genomic sequence to represent the inferred CDS: inserted 1 base in 1 codon) produces the protein MDTLFTQGLGLACSLVQLAHHPCPLPRTTPPSVPTPNSTAVVEFLFEXELGWPHRLVFAVFLSLHLLTLSSNIIIIVTVVRLNHHLHTPMYFFLIMLSLSETCYTVAIIPFLSSLLSPQRAISIPDCATQLFFYLTFGINNCFLLTATGYDCYVTTCNPLWYSVIMSKEACVQLESGSLGTGLGVATVQVTSVFGLPFCDALVIFHFFCDVRPLLKLACVDTPVNEIVNFVVSVCVLILPTGPVFFSYVLIVSTSLKIPSARGRKKAFATCTSRLRVVIVHYGCASIAYLKPKSQSSLGQDRLISVTYTVLTPLLSPVVYSLRNKEVKDALRRGVGQKPLSS, from the exons ATGGACACACTTTTTACCCAAGGCCTTGGGTTAGCCTGTTCTCTTGTACAGTTGGCTCATCACCCCTGTCCTTTGCCCAGAACCACACCTCCCTCAGTGCCAACACCAAACTCTACTGCCGTGGTCGAGTTCCTCTTTG AGGAACTCGGGTGGCCGCACAGGCTGGTCTTTGCCGTCTTTCTGAGTTTGCACCTGCTGACTCTGTCCAGCAATATCATCATCATCGTGACTGTTGTTCGTCTGAACCATCACCTCCatacccccatgtacttcttcctgatCATGCTGTCCCTCTCTGAGACCTGCTACACTGTGGCCATCAT CCCATTTCTGTCCAGTCTCCTCAGTCCCCAACGAGCCATCTCCATCCCAGACTGTGCCACTCAGCTCTTCTTCTATCTCACCTTCGGCATCAACAACTGTTTCCTGCTCACGGCCACAGGGTATGACTGCTACGTGACCACCTGCAACCCCCTGTGGTATTCAGTCATCATGAGTAAAGAGGCCTGTGTCCAGTTAGAAAGTGGCTCCCTGGGAACTGGCCTGGGCGTGGCCACTGTCCAGGTAACATCTGTGTTTGGCCTGCCCTTCTGTGATGCCCTTGTCATATTTCACTTCTTCTGTGACGTCAGGCCCCTGCTGAAGCTGGCCTGCGTGGACACCCCTGTCAACGAGATCGTGAACTTTGTCGTCAGCGTCTGTGTCCTGATTCTGCCCACGGGCCCGGTCTTCTTCTCCTATGTCCTCATCGTCTCCACCAGCCTCAAGATCCCCTCCGCCCGGGGCCGGAAGAAGGCCTTTGCCACCTGCACCTCCCGCCTCAGAGTGGTCATCGTCCACTATGGCTGTGCCTCCATCGCCTACCTCAAGCCCAAGTCCCAGAGTTCCCTGGGGCAGGACAGACTCATCTCTGTGACCTACACCGTCCTCACTCCCCTGCTGAGCCCTGTCGTGTACAGCCTGAGGAACAAGGAGGTCAAGGATGCCCTGCGCAGAGGCGTGGGGCAGAAGCCCCTTTCCTCCTAA